Proteins co-encoded in one Gossypium arboreum isolate Shixiya-1 chromosome 11, ASM2569848v2, whole genome shotgun sequence genomic window:
- the LOC108464929 gene encoding ras-related protein Rab11A gives MASGGGYGDPSQKIDYVFKVVLIGDSAVGKSQILARFSRNEFSLDSKATIGVEFQTRTLVIEHKSVKAQIWDTAGQERYRAVTSAYYRGAVGAMLVYDITKRQTFDHIPRWLEELRGHADKNIVIILLGNKSDLENQREVPTEDAKEFAQKEGLFFLETSALEATNVETAFMTVLTEIFNIVNKKNLVADENQGNGNPTSLAGKKIVIPGPAQEIPAKSNMCCRS, from the exons ATGGCTAGTGGAGGAGGGTATGGGGACCCAAGCCAGAAGATTGACTACGTTTTCAAAGTAGTCTTGATTGGTGACTCTGCCGTCGGTAAGTCTCAGATTCTTGCTCGGTTTTCCAGAAATGAGTTTAGTTTAGATTCCAAGGCCACCATTGGAGTTGAGTTTCAGACTAGAACTCTTGTTATTGAACACAAGAGTGTCAAGGCTCAGATCTGGGACACTGCTGGTCAAGAACG ATACAGAGCTGTTACGAGTGCATACTATAGGGGTGCTGTCGGAGCAATGCTGGTGTATGACATAACAAAACGTCAGACCTTTGATCACATTCCTCGTTGGCTGGAAGAGTTGCGTGGCCATGCCGACAAGAACATTGTTATTATCCTGCTCGGGAACAAAAGTGACCTTGAAAACCAGCGAGAAGTTCCAACCGAGGATGCCAAAGAATTTGCTCAAAAGGAAGGACTATTTTTCTTGGAGACCTCGGCTCTTGAAGCAACTAATGTGGAGACTGCCTTCATGACTGTGCTTACGGAGATCTTCAACATCGTGAACAAGAAGAACCTGGTTGCTGATGAGAATCAGGGGAATGGCAACCCCACGTCTCTAGCAGGCAAGAAGATAGTCATTCCAGGTCCAGcgcaagaaattccagcaaagAGCAACATGTGCTGTAGGTCATGA